The region ATTATATATTTCGTCTGATACACGCGTTAAAGTTTCGTGCGCATATGTCCCGTAATATGTGTGAATTTGCCCGTAGTGTATACATGGCCGCCCGTTCTCTGTAAAATCCTTTTTCTGAAAATTGCCCCCGCGTGTTATTGTTGCAATATCCCCTAGTCTCACAAATTCGACTCCCTCCGGGCAAAAAATATTAATTCTG is a window of Synergistaceae bacterium DNA encoding:
- a CDS encoding restriction endonuclease subunit S — protein: MSRINIFCPEGVEFVRLGDIATITRGGNFQKKDFTENGRPCIHYGQIHTYYGTYAHETLTRVSDEIYN